From Amphiprion ocellaris isolate individual 3 ecotype Okinawa chromosome 10, ASM2253959v1, whole genome shotgun sequence, one genomic window encodes:
- the LOC111572303 gene encoding voltage-dependent calcium channel beta subunit-associated regulatory protein isoform X1 produces MMGSITPTWTMSNDLPVLTSLTENSTDVPVSAGQVENYVLLLVLLSVFAGGTLVLLSLLLLFCHRCCMGGRRYSRASDDPEKTNTTYAEDSQPTQEITIRLDESDALSASSCHDGESERFVSTGSTGRRVSFNESALYEQEKTTQDKGRRYTLTEGDFHHLKKARLTHLHLPPAPCDLKILTIMECDSTESSTINISETSAPKLPLSIYQPTERRVPDWMGQSLSGGLPGDPHHSIILDQGPRQQPPTMKPQHTRSQTMEAIGDRGEAESERGQRRESTPAPGQTSVLHFFSKLRRHASLEGAGPYFRRWKFDTSHRAASLDAKGSPKRRPFQRQRAASETTDHTEDDSSPLRDEAIESFPHTPIQTSGLQSLSADSLTLPTSAPTSSVFLSRLKLEAMVEVGSSSTRREELCLPSDRCLAQRQEEATVNGTEEEKETMLGGAIRSKAGDELQSAEDDDLFGIQQKAAIQERFEDMLKKSKDTKADSGMTDVGKKKEVEIDDGDEVVLGAEARRRTDSGSSFSFMIRQESLEAPPSLYKDIWSLRASLEQYASSDQSSTDRESIRSDADSISSLGGAGARSGLDSCLSQDLDDEPEGEGEGEVMDGGTRGASGVDSEMGSGAGGEVEGGNRKLLQMDSGYASIEAPSRAPDEMRLFGTPGAPRGKTASERRLFFTSSGRKGSVCESIEARQFQEELEEEMADGMDRDGKLKEESQTGSQSLTLQEPYQLMKSLHPQKSPESQTQLMSPLVKPISQPSSPHRPRLRRRDYSIDEKTDALFNEFLRHDPRFDQQDSPLRSRHRSRVHLRKQWQRHKQYSDPGSSTGGRYSPSLERQRFTPLRRGDSAGYPLDTRYHSTLSRIASAADEEASEVAASEEAAKERAEGKDQSSEGAAGDSAGGAASKTSEANDTTKSSSDCAPSTGETEGCQISTNKDSESTSSQPVGTATAQTSYMDPRVDNRNNNSSQAILSEVSLQAESSLTDKLVVSVEERLYSGLRSAEKLSQGGSERVLTVSHTASPGFSPI; encoded by the exons GGTTCGATCACACCGACCTGGACCATGAGCAATGATCTGCCTGTTCTGACAAGTCTGACTGAGAACTCCACT GATGTGCCAGTGTCGGCCGGCCAGGTGGAGAACTATGTGCTGCTGTTGGTGCTACTGAGCGTCTTCGCCGGCGGGACGCTGGTCCTGctctccctgctgctgctcttctgtcACCGCTGCTGTATGGGTGGACGGCGCTACTCCAG AGCCAGCGATGACCCTGAGAAGACAAACACTACTTACGCTGAGGACTCTCAGCCCACGCAAG AAATCACCATTCGTCTGGATGAATCAGACGCACTCTCAGCATCCAGCTGTCACGATGGAGAGTCAGAGCGATTTGTCTCCACGGGATCGACTGGACGCAGAGTCTCCTTCAATGAATCTGCACTTTACGAACAGGAGAAGACGACTCAGGACAAAGGACGCAG GTACACTCTGACTGAAGGAGACTTCCACCACCTGAAGAAGGCCCGGCTGACCCACCTCCACCTgcctccagccccctgtgacctgAAGATCCTCACCATCATGGAGTGCGACTCAACGGAGAGCAGCACCATCAACATCAGTGAGACTTCAGCTCCTAAACTGCCCCTCTCCATCTACCAG CCCACAGAGAGGAGAGTCCCTGACTGGATGGGTCAGAGCCTCAGTGGAGGTCTACCAGGAGACCCCCACCACTCCATCATTCTGGACCAGGGACCCAGGCAGCAACCTCCTACCATGAAACCACAGCACACACGCTCCCAGACA ATGGAGGCTATCGGGGACAGGGGGGAGGCTGAGAGCGAAAGGGGGCAGAGAAGAGAGTCGACTCCGGCTCCAGGCCAGACTTCAGTTCTACATTTCTTCTCCAAGTTGCGGCGCCACGCCAGTCTGGAGGGAGCAGGGCCTTACTTTAGGAGGTGGAAGTTCGACACCAGTCACCGGGCTGCCAGTCTGGATGCCAAAG GATCCCCCAAGAGAAGGCCCTTTCAGAGACAGAGAGCCGCAAGTGAAACTACTGATCACACAGAAGATGACTCTTCTCCTCTCCGAGATGAGGCCATTGAATCTTTCCCACACACTCCCATCCAGACCAGTGGCCTCCAGTCGCTCTCTGCGGACTCTCTGACTCTTCCCACATCTGCACCAACATCTTCAGTCTTCCTCAGCAG GTTAAAACTGGAGGCCATGGTGGAGGTAGGTAGCAGCAGCACCAGGAGAGAGGAACTCTGTTTGCCATCAGACAGGTGTCTGGCCCAGAGGCAAGAGGAAGCTACAGTTAATGGaacagaagaggagaaagaaacgATGTTGGGTGGAGCTATAAGATCAAAAGCAGGAGACGAGCTACAATCAGCAGAAGATGACGACTTGTTCGGGATACAACAAAAAGCGGCCATTCAGGAAAGGTTTGAAGACATGTTAAAGAAAagtaaagacacaaaagcagACAGTGGGATGACAGATGTGGGGAAAAAGAAAGAGGTGGAGATAGATGATGGAGATGAGGTGGTGTTGGGAGCTGAGGCCAGACGAAGGACTGACTCAGGCTCATCTTTTTCCTTCATGATTCGCCAGGAGAGCTTGGAGGCCCCTCCTTCCCTATACAAAGACATTTGGAGCTTGCGAGCCTCTCTGGAACAATACGCCTCCTCAGACCAGAGCAGCACAGATCGGGAGTCCATCCGCAGTGACGCCGACAGCATCTCATCCCTCGGTGGTGCAGGAGCTCGATCAGGTCTGGACAGCTGCTTGTCCCAAGACCTGGACGATGAGCCTGAGGGAGAAGGGGAGGGAGAAGTGATGGATGGAGGAACCAGAGGGGCATCAGGTGTAGACAGTGAGATGGGGAGTGGAGCAGGGGGAGAGGTTGAGGGGGGAAACAGGAAGCTCCTCCAAATGGACAGCGGCTATGCCTCAATAGAAGCACCGTCCAGGGCCCCTGACGAGATGCGACTGTTCGGGACTCCTGGAGCCCCTCGAGGGAAGACAGCATCTGAGAGAAGGTTGTTTTTCACAAGCTCTGGAAGAAAAGGCTCAGTGTGCGAGAGCATCGAGGCCCGGCAGTttcaggaggagctggaggaagagATGGCGGACGGCATGGACAGAGATGGGAAACTCAAGGAGGAATCTCAGACTGGCAGCCAGTCTCTCACCCTTCAGGAACCATATCAGCTTATGAAGTCCCTTCATCCTCAGAAGTCTCCAGAATCACAGACACAGCTGATGTCTCCACTGGTGAAGCCAATCTCACAGCCCTCGAGTCCCCACCGACCTCGTCTCCGCCGCCGTGACTACAGCATCGATGAGAAGACAGATGCCCTTTTTAACGAGTTCCTTCGTCACGACCCACGGTTTGACCAGCAGGACTCTCCGTTACGCTCCAGGCACCGATCCAGAGTTCACCTCCGGAAACAGTGGCAAAGACATAAGCAATACAGTGACCCAGGGTCCAGCACCGGGGGAAGGTACTCCCCATCTTTGGAGAGGCAGCGGTTCACTCCTCTTAGGAGGGGAGACAGCGCCGGCTACCCTCTGGACACCAGATATCACAGCACCCTCTCACGCATCGCAAGTGCTGCCGATGAAGAAGCCAGCGAGGTTGCAGCTTCTGAGGAGGCAGCCAAAGAGAGAGCAGAGGGCAAAGATCAATCAAGTGAAGGAGCTGCGGGAGACTCTGCCGGTGGAGCGGCCAGCAAAACATCCGAAGCAAACGACACAACAAAAAGCAGCTCTGACTGTGCGCCGTCGACTGGTGAGACCGAAGGCTGCCAAATCTCTACAAACAAGGACTCAGAAAGCACAAGCAGCCAGCCTGTGGGCACGGCGACTGCACAAACGAGCTACATGGATCCAAGAGTCGACAACAGGAACAACAACAGCAGTCAGGCCATTTTATCCGAGGTTTCGCTGCAGGCAGAGAGCAGTCTGACAGACAAGCTGGTGGTGTCGGTGGAGGAGAGGCTTTACAGCGGCCTGCGGAGTGCAGAGAAGCTCAGCCAGGGAGGATCAGAGCGTGTGCTGACTGTGTCTCACACAGCCTCACCTGGATTCAGCCCCATTTAG
- the LOC111572303 gene encoding voltage-dependent calcium channel beta subunit-associated regulatory protein isoform X2 codes for MGSITPTWTMSNDLPVLTSLTENSTDVPVSAGQVENYVLLLVLLSVFAGGTLVLLSLLLLFCHRCCMGGRRYSRASDDPEKTNTTYAEDSQPTQEITIRLDESDALSASSCHDGESERFVSTGSTGRRVSFNESALYEQEKTTQDKGRRYTLTEGDFHHLKKARLTHLHLPPAPCDLKILTIMECDSTESSTINISETSAPKLPLSIYQPTERRVPDWMGQSLSGGLPGDPHHSIILDQGPRQQPPTMKPQHTRSQTMEAIGDRGEAESERGQRRESTPAPGQTSVLHFFSKLRRHASLEGAGPYFRRWKFDTSHRAASLDAKGSPKRRPFQRQRAASETTDHTEDDSSPLRDEAIESFPHTPIQTSGLQSLSADSLTLPTSAPTSSVFLSRLKLEAMVEVGSSSTRREELCLPSDRCLAQRQEEATVNGTEEEKETMLGGAIRSKAGDELQSAEDDDLFGIQQKAAIQERFEDMLKKSKDTKADSGMTDVGKKKEVEIDDGDEVVLGAEARRRTDSGSSFSFMIRQESLEAPPSLYKDIWSLRASLEQYASSDQSSTDRESIRSDADSISSLGGAGARSGLDSCLSQDLDDEPEGEGEGEVMDGGTRGASGVDSEMGSGAGGEVEGGNRKLLQMDSGYASIEAPSRAPDEMRLFGTPGAPRGKTASERRLFFTSSGRKGSVCESIEARQFQEELEEEMADGMDRDGKLKEESQTGSQSLTLQEPYQLMKSLHPQKSPESQTQLMSPLVKPISQPSSPHRPRLRRRDYSIDEKTDALFNEFLRHDPRFDQQDSPLRSRHRSRVHLRKQWQRHKQYSDPGSSTGGRYSPSLERQRFTPLRRGDSAGYPLDTRYHSTLSRIASAADEEASEVAASEEAAKERAEGKDQSSEGAAGDSAGGAASKTSEANDTTKSSSDCAPSTGETEGCQISTNKDSESTSSQPVGTATAQTSYMDPRVDNRNNNSSQAILSEVSLQAESSLTDKLVVSVEERLYSGLRSAEKLSQGGSERVLTVSHTASPGFSPI; via the exons GGTTCGATCACACCGACCTGGACCATGAGCAATGATCTGCCTGTTCTGACAAGTCTGACTGAGAACTCCACT GATGTGCCAGTGTCGGCCGGCCAGGTGGAGAACTATGTGCTGCTGTTGGTGCTACTGAGCGTCTTCGCCGGCGGGACGCTGGTCCTGctctccctgctgctgctcttctgtcACCGCTGCTGTATGGGTGGACGGCGCTACTCCAG AGCCAGCGATGACCCTGAGAAGACAAACACTACTTACGCTGAGGACTCTCAGCCCACGCAAG AAATCACCATTCGTCTGGATGAATCAGACGCACTCTCAGCATCCAGCTGTCACGATGGAGAGTCAGAGCGATTTGTCTCCACGGGATCGACTGGACGCAGAGTCTCCTTCAATGAATCTGCACTTTACGAACAGGAGAAGACGACTCAGGACAAAGGACGCAG GTACACTCTGACTGAAGGAGACTTCCACCACCTGAAGAAGGCCCGGCTGACCCACCTCCACCTgcctccagccccctgtgacctgAAGATCCTCACCATCATGGAGTGCGACTCAACGGAGAGCAGCACCATCAACATCAGTGAGACTTCAGCTCCTAAACTGCCCCTCTCCATCTACCAG CCCACAGAGAGGAGAGTCCCTGACTGGATGGGTCAGAGCCTCAGTGGAGGTCTACCAGGAGACCCCCACCACTCCATCATTCTGGACCAGGGACCCAGGCAGCAACCTCCTACCATGAAACCACAGCACACACGCTCCCAGACA ATGGAGGCTATCGGGGACAGGGGGGAGGCTGAGAGCGAAAGGGGGCAGAGAAGAGAGTCGACTCCGGCTCCAGGCCAGACTTCAGTTCTACATTTCTTCTCCAAGTTGCGGCGCCACGCCAGTCTGGAGGGAGCAGGGCCTTACTTTAGGAGGTGGAAGTTCGACACCAGTCACCGGGCTGCCAGTCTGGATGCCAAAG GATCCCCCAAGAGAAGGCCCTTTCAGAGACAGAGAGCCGCAAGTGAAACTACTGATCACACAGAAGATGACTCTTCTCCTCTCCGAGATGAGGCCATTGAATCTTTCCCACACACTCCCATCCAGACCAGTGGCCTCCAGTCGCTCTCTGCGGACTCTCTGACTCTTCCCACATCTGCACCAACATCTTCAGTCTTCCTCAGCAG GTTAAAACTGGAGGCCATGGTGGAGGTAGGTAGCAGCAGCACCAGGAGAGAGGAACTCTGTTTGCCATCAGACAGGTGTCTGGCCCAGAGGCAAGAGGAAGCTACAGTTAATGGaacagaagaggagaaagaaacgATGTTGGGTGGAGCTATAAGATCAAAAGCAGGAGACGAGCTACAATCAGCAGAAGATGACGACTTGTTCGGGATACAACAAAAAGCGGCCATTCAGGAAAGGTTTGAAGACATGTTAAAGAAAagtaaagacacaaaagcagACAGTGGGATGACAGATGTGGGGAAAAAGAAAGAGGTGGAGATAGATGATGGAGATGAGGTGGTGTTGGGAGCTGAGGCCAGACGAAGGACTGACTCAGGCTCATCTTTTTCCTTCATGATTCGCCAGGAGAGCTTGGAGGCCCCTCCTTCCCTATACAAAGACATTTGGAGCTTGCGAGCCTCTCTGGAACAATACGCCTCCTCAGACCAGAGCAGCACAGATCGGGAGTCCATCCGCAGTGACGCCGACAGCATCTCATCCCTCGGTGGTGCAGGAGCTCGATCAGGTCTGGACAGCTGCTTGTCCCAAGACCTGGACGATGAGCCTGAGGGAGAAGGGGAGGGAGAAGTGATGGATGGAGGAACCAGAGGGGCATCAGGTGTAGACAGTGAGATGGGGAGTGGAGCAGGGGGAGAGGTTGAGGGGGGAAACAGGAAGCTCCTCCAAATGGACAGCGGCTATGCCTCAATAGAAGCACCGTCCAGGGCCCCTGACGAGATGCGACTGTTCGGGACTCCTGGAGCCCCTCGAGGGAAGACAGCATCTGAGAGAAGGTTGTTTTTCACAAGCTCTGGAAGAAAAGGCTCAGTGTGCGAGAGCATCGAGGCCCGGCAGTttcaggaggagctggaggaagagATGGCGGACGGCATGGACAGAGATGGGAAACTCAAGGAGGAATCTCAGACTGGCAGCCAGTCTCTCACCCTTCAGGAACCATATCAGCTTATGAAGTCCCTTCATCCTCAGAAGTCTCCAGAATCACAGACACAGCTGATGTCTCCACTGGTGAAGCCAATCTCACAGCCCTCGAGTCCCCACCGACCTCGTCTCCGCCGCCGTGACTACAGCATCGATGAGAAGACAGATGCCCTTTTTAACGAGTTCCTTCGTCACGACCCACGGTTTGACCAGCAGGACTCTCCGTTACGCTCCAGGCACCGATCCAGAGTTCACCTCCGGAAACAGTGGCAAAGACATAAGCAATACAGTGACCCAGGGTCCAGCACCGGGGGAAGGTACTCCCCATCTTTGGAGAGGCAGCGGTTCACTCCTCTTAGGAGGGGAGACAGCGCCGGCTACCCTCTGGACACCAGATATCACAGCACCCTCTCACGCATCGCAAGTGCTGCCGATGAAGAAGCCAGCGAGGTTGCAGCTTCTGAGGAGGCAGCCAAAGAGAGAGCAGAGGGCAAAGATCAATCAAGTGAAGGAGCTGCGGGAGACTCTGCCGGTGGAGCGGCCAGCAAAACATCCGAAGCAAACGACACAACAAAAAGCAGCTCTGACTGTGCGCCGTCGACTGGTGAGACCGAAGGCTGCCAAATCTCTACAAACAAGGACTCAGAAAGCACAAGCAGCCAGCCTGTGGGCACGGCGACTGCACAAACGAGCTACATGGATCCAAGAGTCGACAACAGGAACAACAACAGCAGTCAGGCCATTTTATCCGAGGTTTCGCTGCAGGCAGAGAGCAGTCTGACAGACAAGCTGGTGGTGTCGGTGGAGGAGAGGCTTTACAGCGGCCTGCGGAGTGCAGAGAAGCTCAGCCAGGGAGGATCAGAGCGTGTGCTGACTGTGTCTCACACAGCCTCACCTGGATTCAGCCCCATTTAG
- the LOC111572303 gene encoding voltage-dependent calcium channel beta subunit-associated regulatory protein isoform X3, protein MSNDLPVLTSLTENSTDVPVSAGQVENYVLLLVLLSVFAGGTLVLLSLLLLFCHRCCMGGRRYSRASDDPEKTNTTYAEDSQPTQEITIRLDESDALSASSCHDGESERFVSTGSTGRRVSFNESALYEQEKTTQDKGRRYTLTEGDFHHLKKARLTHLHLPPAPCDLKILTIMECDSTESSTINISETSAPKLPLSIYQPTERRVPDWMGQSLSGGLPGDPHHSIILDQGPRQQPPTMKPQHTRSQTMEAIGDRGEAESERGQRRESTPAPGQTSVLHFFSKLRRHASLEGAGPYFRRWKFDTSHRAASLDAKGSPKRRPFQRQRAASETTDHTEDDSSPLRDEAIESFPHTPIQTSGLQSLSADSLTLPTSAPTSSVFLSRLKLEAMVEVGSSSTRREELCLPSDRCLAQRQEEATVNGTEEEKETMLGGAIRSKAGDELQSAEDDDLFGIQQKAAIQERFEDMLKKSKDTKADSGMTDVGKKKEVEIDDGDEVVLGAEARRRTDSGSSFSFMIRQESLEAPPSLYKDIWSLRASLEQYASSDQSSTDRESIRSDADSISSLGGAGARSGLDSCLSQDLDDEPEGEGEGEVMDGGTRGASGVDSEMGSGAGGEVEGGNRKLLQMDSGYASIEAPSRAPDEMRLFGTPGAPRGKTASERRLFFTSSGRKGSVCESIEARQFQEELEEEMADGMDRDGKLKEESQTGSQSLTLQEPYQLMKSLHPQKSPESQTQLMSPLVKPISQPSSPHRPRLRRRDYSIDEKTDALFNEFLRHDPRFDQQDSPLRSRHRSRVHLRKQWQRHKQYSDPGSSTGGRYSPSLERQRFTPLRRGDSAGYPLDTRYHSTLSRIASAADEEASEVAASEEAAKERAEGKDQSSEGAAGDSAGGAASKTSEANDTTKSSSDCAPSTGETEGCQISTNKDSESTSSQPVGTATAQTSYMDPRVDNRNNNSSQAILSEVSLQAESSLTDKLVVSVEERLYSGLRSAEKLSQGGSERVLTVSHTASPGFSPI, encoded by the exons ATGAGCAATGATCTGCCTGTTCTGACAAGTCTGACTGAGAACTCCACT GATGTGCCAGTGTCGGCCGGCCAGGTGGAGAACTATGTGCTGCTGTTGGTGCTACTGAGCGTCTTCGCCGGCGGGACGCTGGTCCTGctctccctgctgctgctcttctgtcACCGCTGCTGTATGGGTGGACGGCGCTACTCCAG AGCCAGCGATGACCCTGAGAAGACAAACACTACTTACGCTGAGGACTCTCAGCCCACGCAAG AAATCACCATTCGTCTGGATGAATCAGACGCACTCTCAGCATCCAGCTGTCACGATGGAGAGTCAGAGCGATTTGTCTCCACGGGATCGACTGGACGCAGAGTCTCCTTCAATGAATCTGCACTTTACGAACAGGAGAAGACGACTCAGGACAAAGGACGCAG GTACACTCTGACTGAAGGAGACTTCCACCACCTGAAGAAGGCCCGGCTGACCCACCTCCACCTgcctccagccccctgtgacctgAAGATCCTCACCATCATGGAGTGCGACTCAACGGAGAGCAGCACCATCAACATCAGTGAGACTTCAGCTCCTAAACTGCCCCTCTCCATCTACCAG CCCACAGAGAGGAGAGTCCCTGACTGGATGGGTCAGAGCCTCAGTGGAGGTCTACCAGGAGACCCCCACCACTCCATCATTCTGGACCAGGGACCCAGGCAGCAACCTCCTACCATGAAACCACAGCACACACGCTCCCAGACA ATGGAGGCTATCGGGGACAGGGGGGAGGCTGAGAGCGAAAGGGGGCAGAGAAGAGAGTCGACTCCGGCTCCAGGCCAGACTTCAGTTCTACATTTCTTCTCCAAGTTGCGGCGCCACGCCAGTCTGGAGGGAGCAGGGCCTTACTTTAGGAGGTGGAAGTTCGACACCAGTCACCGGGCTGCCAGTCTGGATGCCAAAG GATCCCCCAAGAGAAGGCCCTTTCAGAGACAGAGAGCCGCAAGTGAAACTACTGATCACACAGAAGATGACTCTTCTCCTCTCCGAGATGAGGCCATTGAATCTTTCCCACACACTCCCATCCAGACCAGTGGCCTCCAGTCGCTCTCTGCGGACTCTCTGACTCTTCCCACATCTGCACCAACATCTTCAGTCTTCCTCAGCAG GTTAAAACTGGAGGCCATGGTGGAGGTAGGTAGCAGCAGCACCAGGAGAGAGGAACTCTGTTTGCCATCAGACAGGTGTCTGGCCCAGAGGCAAGAGGAAGCTACAGTTAATGGaacagaagaggagaaagaaacgATGTTGGGTGGAGCTATAAGATCAAAAGCAGGAGACGAGCTACAATCAGCAGAAGATGACGACTTGTTCGGGATACAACAAAAAGCGGCCATTCAGGAAAGGTTTGAAGACATGTTAAAGAAAagtaaagacacaaaagcagACAGTGGGATGACAGATGTGGGGAAAAAGAAAGAGGTGGAGATAGATGATGGAGATGAGGTGGTGTTGGGAGCTGAGGCCAGACGAAGGACTGACTCAGGCTCATCTTTTTCCTTCATGATTCGCCAGGAGAGCTTGGAGGCCCCTCCTTCCCTATACAAAGACATTTGGAGCTTGCGAGCCTCTCTGGAACAATACGCCTCCTCAGACCAGAGCAGCACAGATCGGGAGTCCATCCGCAGTGACGCCGACAGCATCTCATCCCTCGGTGGTGCAGGAGCTCGATCAGGTCTGGACAGCTGCTTGTCCCAAGACCTGGACGATGAGCCTGAGGGAGAAGGGGAGGGAGAAGTGATGGATGGAGGAACCAGAGGGGCATCAGGTGTAGACAGTGAGATGGGGAGTGGAGCAGGGGGAGAGGTTGAGGGGGGAAACAGGAAGCTCCTCCAAATGGACAGCGGCTATGCCTCAATAGAAGCACCGTCCAGGGCCCCTGACGAGATGCGACTGTTCGGGACTCCTGGAGCCCCTCGAGGGAAGACAGCATCTGAGAGAAGGTTGTTTTTCACAAGCTCTGGAAGAAAAGGCTCAGTGTGCGAGAGCATCGAGGCCCGGCAGTttcaggaggagctggaggaagagATGGCGGACGGCATGGACAGAGATGGGAAACTCAAGGAGGAATCTCAGACTGGCAGCCAGTCTCTCACCCTTCAGGAACCATATCAGCTTATGAAGTCCCTTCATCCTCAGAAGTCTCCAGAATCACAGACACAGCTGATGTCTCCACTGGTGAAGCCAATCTCACAGCCCTCGAGTCCCCACCGACCTCGTCTCCGCCGCCGTGACTACAGCATCGATGAGAAGACAGATGCCCTTTTTAACGAGTTCCTTCGTCACGACCCACGGTTTGACCAGCAGGACTCTCCGTTACGCTCCAGGCACCGATCCAGAGTTCACCTCCGGAAACAGTGGCAAAGACATAAGCAATACAGTGACCCAGGGTCCAGCACCGGGGGAAGGTACTCCCCATCTTTGGAGAGGCAGCGGTTCACTCCTCTTAGGAGGGGAGACAGCGCCGGCTACCCTCTGGACACCAGATATCACAGCACCCTCTCACGCATCGCAAGTGCTGCCGATGAAGAAGCCAGCGAGGTTGCAGCTTCTGAGGAGGCAGCCAAAGAGAGAGCAGAGGGCAAAGATCAATCAAGTGAAGGAGCTGCGGGAGACTCTGCCGGTGGAGCGGCCAGCAAAACATCCGAAGCAAACGACACAACAAAAAGCAGCTCTGACTGTGCGCCGTCGACTGGTGAGACCGAAGGCTGCCAAATCTCTACAAACAAGGACTCAGAAAGCACAAGCAGCCAGCCTGTGGGCACGGCGACTGCACAAACGAGCTACATGGATCCAAGAGTCGACAACAGGAACAACAACAGCAGTCAGGCCATTTTATCCGAGGTTTCGCTGCAGGCAGAGAGCAGTCTGACAGACAAGCTGGTGGTGTCGGTGGAGGAGAGGCTTTACAGCGGCCTGCGGAGTGCAGAGAAGCTCAGCCAGGGAGGATCAGAGCGTGTGCTGACTGTGTCTCACACAGCCTCACCTGGATTCAGCCCCATTTAG